The stretch of DNA GAGCAGCCTGGCGAAGTCTTCCTCATCGCGCACGGCATGCTCCCAAAAGCGTCGTTGCCAAACGCCGTGTCCACCGCGATTACGACGAGATGCCGTAATCGGCATCTCGTCGCCACCCTGCGCTAGCCAAGACTTCGTGAACTCCTTTTTGATCCAGCCCAGGCGCCGCGAATACGACGCATCGGATGCCGGCAGGGTCCAGAGCGTATGGAAATGGTCGGGCAA from Pirellulales bacterium encodes:
- a CDS encoding transposase, yielding LPDHFHTLWTLPASDASYSRRLGWIKKEFTKSWLAQGGDEMPITASRRNRGGHGVWQRRFWEHAVRDEEDFARLLDYIHFNPVKHGLVRSPKDWQYSSFHRWVRLGVYGQEWCALFPQTLKSDDLSGVVGE